TCGCCACCTCTACGGCCTCACCACCGAGCGGCTGGCCCGCGCGGCGCCCGATGCCATCGTGATGCATCCCGGGCCGATGAACCGCGGGGTGGAGATCGATAGCACCGTGGCCGATCTGGCCGGCCGCTCGATCATCACCGACCAGGTGGAGATGGGCGTCGCCATCCGCATGGCCTGCCTCGACGTGCTGACCCGACGAGCGCGCGGCGTGGAGGGCTGGGCATGAAGCAGCTGCGCCCGCTCACGATCACCGGCGGCTTGCTGGTCACGCCCTCAGGCGTGAAAGGCGGCTCGATCCGCTGCGTCCAGAGCATGATCGAAGCCGTCGGCGAGGTTCGGCCGCAGGACGGCGACGAAGTTGTCGATGCCGGCGGACGGCTAATCGCCCCCGGCCTGGTCGACTTCGGCGTATTCGCGATCGACAAGCCGGCGTTCCATTTCGGCGGCATTACCCGCGCCGCGCTGATGCCCGACCAGTCCCCGCCGCTCGACCATCCGGCTCGCGTGCGGTTCGCTGCTGCGAGCGGCAAGCCCGACTTCTGGGTCCATCCGCTCGCCGCCGCCACGGTGGGGCTCGAAGGTGCGCAATTGGCCGAACTGGCGCTGATGCGCGATGCCGGAGCCCGCGCCGTGGCCACGGGCCGCGCCTGGATCGGCGACAGCGGCGTCATGCTGCGCCTGCTGCAATATGCCGCCATGCTCGGCCTGGTCGTCGTTACCCATGCCGAGGACGGCGGCATCGCCGGCCAAGCGGCGGCGACGGCGGGTGAAATGGCCACTCGCCTCGGCCTGCCCAGCGCTCCGGCCGAAGCCGAGGCCCTGGCGGTTGCGCGCGACATCGCCCTGGCAGAAATGACCGGCGCACGCCTGCACTTGCGCCAGGTGACGACACGGGCCGCGCTCGGCCTTGTCCGGGCGGCAAAGGGCCGGGGTGTAGCGGTGACGGCGGGCGTCACGCCGGCGCATTTCATGCTCTCGGACCTGGCGCTGCAAGGCTTCCGCACCTTCGCCCGCCTGTCTCCGCCGCTGCGCGAAGAGGCGGACCGGCAAGCGGTGATCGACGCCATCGGCGATGGCACGATCGACGTCATCGCGTCGGGCCACGATCCACGCGGACCGGAGGACAAGCGCCTGCCGTTCGCCGATGCCACGCCGGGCATGGCCGGGGCCGAAACGCTGCTCGCCCTGGTGCTGACGCTGGTGCGCGATCGGGTGATCCCGATGGAACGCGCTTTCGATCTCGTCTCTCGCAACCCCGCTTTGCTGCTTGGGGTTCAGGCCGGCGAGTTGCGTGCCGGGGCCGAGGCGGACGTTGCCTTGATCGATCCGGCAAAGCCCTGGATCGTCGACTCTACCAAGATGGCGGCCACCGCCGGGAACACCCCGTTTGACCGTCAGCCGGTCCAGGGTCGTGTCACTGGTCTGTGGAAGGGTGGGGTGGAAGTCGGTTAGCCTAATCAGGCCCTTTTTGCTTGACTTTGTGAACCATATCGGTTAGATGACCCGCCGTCAGTTGACACCTGACAAGCGACGGGTGCGGGAGCGGTAGCGCTTCGTTCTCACTCTCCCGCAGCTAAGGCCGGCGCCCTTCGACATCGTCAGAGGGTGTAGCGAGTTTTGGTCGCAGCCCTCGCCGCCGTTCGCATTCCATGCTCGCGCAAGGCAATCCTGTGACGCCCAGGACGCGCCGGCCTTTGCCCGTCCGCGTTTTCTCCTGGCGTTAGGCCCGCATTCGCCAGCGGGTGTTCTTGCTTGTCTGAAGCTCACACGCACACCCGTCATCCTGAACTTGTTTCAGGATCCGTTCTTCCGCCCGCACGGAGCCGTCGGGTGAACACCCCACCTTGCGGCAAGCTGGCGCCCAGCCGCTACGCTTCAGGGAGTGACGAGAAATGGGTCCTGAAACAAGTTCAGGATGACGGAAGAGCATGAGTGAGTGGGTACGCACAGGCACCCCCTCCTCGCGCCTTCGCGTGACCCAAAAAGCAAAACCCCTCCCGGTTAGGGGAGGGGTCCTGGGTACTCGAACTAATCGAGTGAAAGTTCAACGGCGCGCCAATTGCACGCCGGTGTCGACCGCGCCCGGAAGCGGGCGGCTCTGGTCGTAAGCGAAGCAGGTGTTGCCCGAAGCCTTCACCCGGCCGCACATTGCGGTGGACGAGGACTTGGCAAAGCCGGCGGCCGAAACGCGCCAGTAGTGCTTGCCGCGAACCACGGCCTCCGAAATCACCATCTGGTGCCCGGACAACTCGGGATACTTGCGAGCGTAGATGTTCCAGGCGCGGCGAGCGCTCGCTTCGCTGAGGAAGCTGCCGAGCTGCACCCGGTGCGTCCCGTTAGCCTGCTGAGCCGAAGCAGCGACGGCGCGAGCCGGGGCGCGACGGGCAGAAGGTTGCGGAGCGGCGCGCGGGGCGACCTGCGCAACCTGGACAACCGGAGCGACCGCGGGAGCAGCGCTGACCGGCTGAAGGGTGGGACGCTCGATGCGCTCGATCCCTGCGCTGGGATCGATCGAAGCGAGGGCCGGAAGCTCTCCCGACGGCTCGGCGAACTCGGTGAAGGCCGGCTCGGCCGTCGGAACGGCGGCTTCGGCGAAAAGCTGTTCGATAGCCGGATTGTTGGCCAGGGCCAGCTGGGCCGGCTGGCCGGTGTCGCGCACGCCTGCCGGTACGTCCAGCAGAGTGGCAACGCGTTGCTGCCAGGCTTCGGGCTGGGCCATCATGGCCCACTCGGCCATGCGGTCGCCAACCTTGTCGGCCGGCACGTCCTGCTGCGCCATCAGGCGCGCTTCGCGCCACTGGCCGCCGAGGGCGTAGGAATAGGCCAGGTTCTGCCGCATCTTGGCGGTGTTCTCGCCGCGGCGGATGGCGTTCGACATCAGCATGATGCCGCGCTGCTGCTGCCCGGAGATGGCGAGGGCCAGGCCGAGGTCGGCCGTGGCGATATCGCCTTCGTGCTTGTTGAGCAGTTCGGCGGCTTCGGCATGCTTGCCGGCACCGGCGAGTGCCAGGGCGCGCCCAAGCACCACGCGGGGCGAGCCGTTGCCGAGCTCCATCGCGTCACTGAAAGTGGCGGCAGCGGAATCGAACCGGCCCGCGTCGAGATAGGCCGAAGCCAGAGTCGCGCGGAATTCGGCGTTGCGGGGCTCTGCCAGAACGGCCGCCTCGGCGTGCGTGATCGCCTTGTCCTGCTTGCCCTGGGCAAGCGCTTCCTGCGCCAGGCCGGCCGAAATGGCCGCGGACGGTGGCGTGCCCGTCGCACAACTTGCCAGGAGAGTCCCGGCCAGGGTCGTGGTCAGGGCGATGTGGATCCCACGCTTGTTGGCGATGGTGCGGTTCATGGTCATTGGCCTCTATATCCGTTGATGTAAGTCACGCTCCACCTGCACAGCGAGTACCTCGACCTCCGGAATCTCTGACAGGAACTTGTCTAACGCCGCTGTCACCAGCTGCTGCGCGCTACGGTTCATGACCGTGCTGGCAAGGCGCAGCTTCAGGTGACGCTTGCCATCGAGACGCAGCGTGAAAGCTGCACGACGGCCCGCCTCGGGGGCACTGCGGCGTTGTGGCTCGCGGCGCTGCGGCTGGACGGTAACTGCCGTTTCGACAGCCCGCCGTTGGCGCAGTACCTCGGGTTCGGGCGCGACGAAGCTGGGAATGCCAGCTTCTTCCGCGGGGGTGACGAGGCTGGGATAGTCTTCCTCGTCATCGAATTCTTCTTCTTCGCCGAGCTCTTCGTCGCTGAACGAACCGGACGATGCGGCCGGGGTCAGCGAGTAGATTTCGGCTTTGTGCACCGGCGCCGGGAGTTCATCCTCCTGACCCATGTCGTTCCACCCGAGATCCTCGAGATCCTGGGCAAGAGCCTGAGCCGTCTGCGCGCCGCCGAGCGACGCCATCTGTGGGCGCATCGCCGGTTTCGCGCCGCCCTTGCGGGCCAGAAGCGAGGGGCCGAGCGAAGCGAAATTCTTGGGTTCGCTCATGGTTACGTCTCCCTCTTACTGGGCGACGCGGCGGCCGAAGCCGCCTTGCGGGCGATAATTGCCGGGCGTTTGAACCGCGGTGCCGGGAGCGGCGAAGACCGTCCGGCGGAAGTTCTTTTCGAGGCGGTCGGCGATGTAGTGCCACAGCGCCACGACTTCCTGGGCGCTGCGTCCTTCGGGCTCGACTTCCATGACCGTCCGGCCGTCGATCATCGAGGCGGCGTAGTCGGTGCGATGGTGCAGGGTGATCGGGGCGACCGTGCCGTGCTGCGACAGCGCGACGGCGGCTTCCGAGGTGATCTTGGCCTTGGGGGTGGCAGCGTTGACCACGAAGATCAGCGGCTTGCCGGCGCGTTCGCACAGATCGACCGTAGCGCCGACGGCGCGCAAGTCATGCGGCGAAGGGCGCGTCGGCACCACGATCAGTTCAGCCACCGAGATGACCGACTGGATCGCCATGGTAATGGCCGGAGGCGTGTCGATTACCGCGAGCTTGAAACCTTGCTGGCGGAGGATGGCCAGATCGTTCGCGAGCCGCGCGACAGTGGTTTGGGCAAAGGCCGGGTAATCGGCTTCGCGTTCGTTCCACCAATCGGCGAGAGAGCCTTGAGGATCGATGTCGATCAGGACCACAGGGCCGGCGCCCGCGCGCTGCGCCTGGACCGCCAGGTGACCCGAGAGCGTGGTCTTGCCCGACCCGCCTTTCTGCGAAGCCAATGCCAATACGCGCAAGACCAATTCCCCCTGATTCGACGCCGGAGACAACGCATTTCCGGCCCATTCGACATTGGAGATCGCAGAACACCCTAAATTTTGGGTTAACTCGGCCACCCTTTCCGAAAATGCGGGCGGTAATCGGAGTTCTTGTCCGCTTTTGGGAAAAAACGAGCGGCATAAAGCATTTGCTAATGGCTCATTTACTATCCTGCGGTTTCGAACTGACTAACGGAGCCGGGGCAAGCCGCGCCATGCTATCTGATCTGAACAAGCCGGTCCGCGCCGCCATTCTCGCGCTCGCCGTGCTGGGCGCCGCGCCCGCGATGGCGGACGTCAAGGCGGGCGTCGACGCTTGGAGCCGGGGCGATTTCGCCGTGGCCGTGCGCGAATGGGAAGCGCCCGCCGCCAACGGCGATGCCGATGCCATGTTCAATCTCGCCCAGGCCTATCGGTTGGGACGGGGGGTGCCGATCGATGCGGGCCGCGCTGAGGATCTCTACGCCCGCGCCGCGGCGGCCGGTCACATCCGGGCCGCCGATACCTATGGACTGATGCTGTTCCAGGATGGCCGTCGCGAAGCCGCGCTACCTTATGTGCAAGCAGCCGCCCGGCGGGGTGATCCGCGCGCGCAGTATCTGCTCGGCGTGGCCCACTTCAACGGAGACCTGCTGGAGCGCGACTGGGCGCGTGCCTATGCCTTGCTGACCTTGGCGAACGGGCAGGGGCTGCCACAAGCGGCTGCCGCCCTTTCCGAGATGGACCAGGCCATCCCGCTCGAGCAACGCCAGCAAGGCGCCGGTCTGGCGACGCAGCTGCGTGAAGAGGCGCAGCTCGCTCGGGCAACCGAACTTACGGCGGCCGAACTTGAACCTTCGCTCGTCAGCGCCGACCCGCAGCCGGTCACTCCCGCAACGCCGCGAGTTGTCGCAGCGCGGTCGGCTCTCGACGATGCCGTCCGGGCGACGGGCATGGAAAATCCTGCCGATGCTGGAGTGAGCTTCGCGCTGGGTAGGGCCAGTGGGCCGGTGAGTGAACCCGTTGTCGCCGAGGTGCGGGAGGCGAAGCCGGTCGTCGTCTCGGTGATCGAGACTCCTGCACCAATGGCAAGGCCAGCACCGGCGCCAGAACGGACGACTGCCCCGACACCGGCACGCGCGCCCGCTCAAGTCGCCACGGGCCCCTGGCGGGTACAGCTCGGTGCGTTCTCGGTTGCGGGCAACGCCGAGAAATTGTGGAGCAAGCTTAGCGGCCGGGCTGAGCTCAAGGGCAGGGAGCGGCTGATGATCCCCTCTGGCCGGGTGACCAAGCTGCAAGCGGGTGGCTTCCCCACTCGCGCCGCCGCCGATGAGGCGTGCCGGTCGCTTCAGCATTCGGGTCAGGATTGCCTTGTGACCCGCAGCTGAAGCGCCCTATGGCCTTCCCCTTAGGCTGGGGAAGTGCATGAGCGAGGTCGAAGTCCAGAGTGCCGCACCCAGCCAGCCGGTCAGCGCGGCAGAGCGTATCGTGGCGCTCGACTTCATTCGCGGCATTGCGGTGCTCGGCATCCTGTTCCCCAACATCGTCGCCTACGGGCATCCGATGCTGGCCTACTACTGGCCCGAAGGCCTGCCGGGCGGATCGACCGCGTTCGACCGGTTCGTGTGGCTGTTCCAGTTCGTCCTGATCGATGGAAAGCTGCGCGGGATTTTCACATTGCTGTTCGGGGCCGGACTGATCCTGTTCCTCGATCGCGTCGACGCGCGCGGTGGCAGGCCCGACCTGCAAATCCGGCGGCTCGCGTGGCTGGGTGTCTTCGGGGCCGCCCACACATTCCTGATTTGGACGGGCGACATCCTCTTGCTCTACGCCGTCGCTGGGTTTGGCGCGCTGCTCATGACCGGCTGGGACGCGCGGGCACAGCTGCGGATTGGGGTGGCCTGGTTCCTCGCCGGAGCCCTGGTTTTCTCGGCCGCCTTTGGATCGTCGTTGGCCGCGGAGGGCTTCCCCCCGATCCCCGACCCGACGCCGCTCTCGCACGAGCAGGCTCAAGCAGGCGCCGCCGATTTGGTGAAGGAGGCGAACGAGGAAACCGAGGTGACGCAAGTCGGGGACTGGCCCAAGCTTGTGGCCTGGCGCGTGACCCAGGAAGGGCCTGAACTGCCGTTTGAGCTCCTGTTCTTCACCCTGGTAGAGACGATACCGCTGATGCTCATCGGCATGGCCCTCTATCGCCTGGGACTGTTCGAGGGCCGGCTGGATCGCGCGAAGATGCGGCGCTGGGGCTGGATCGGGTTCGCCGGCGGAGCCGCGCTGACCTTGCCGATCGGCTTGTGGGTCATGTCGGCGGGCTTTCCGGTGTTGCTGACCCAGTTTGCGTTCAACGGCCTGTCCGCGTTCCTTCACCTGCCGATGGTTCTCGGCCTCACCGCCCTGTTGTCGCTATGGGCTCCGAGAGCCGCGCAAGGCTGGCTCGGTAGCCGCGTGGTCGCGGCTGGACGAATGGCATTCAGCAACTACCTGGGCGGCTCGATCCTGATGATGTTCGTCTTCCAGGGATGGGCGGGCGGTCAGTTCGGCCAGTTGCACCGACTCGGGCTACTGCCGTTCGTGCTTCTGGCGTGGGTTTTGATGCTGGCCTGGTCGAAGCCCTGGCTCGCACACTTCCGCTACGGCCCGCTCGAATGGCTGTGGCGCTGCCTGACGTACTGGCAATTGATGCCCATTCGCAAATAAGGCTTGATACTGCGATCCATTCGCATTAGTTCGAAGGGGTCATGTACATCTGCGTCTGCAATGCCGTTCGGGAATGCGAACTCCGCCGCGCTGCTCAGCGTAGCTGCGGAAATGCTGAACGCGTCTACGAAACTCTCGGCAAACGGCCCCAATGCGGGCAGTGCCTGGAAGAGGCTGACGAGATCATTTTCGAAGAGCGCCTGTGCGGTTCGCAACTCGCACTCGCAGCTGCCTGACACGATCCTGACAATCATTCGCAAACCCCAGGATTTCTGGGGTTTTTTGCCAGTTTAGGGTTGCCTCCGAGGGTGCCGCTGGCCGATAATGCGCGCATGCAGGAGAATGCGCGATGAAGGGTGATCCGCAGGTAATCGAATACCTGAACAAGGCGCTCACGAACGAGCTGACGGCGATCAACCAGTACTGGCTGCATTACCGCGTGCTCAATCACTGGGGCGTGAAGAAGCTCGCCGAGTACGAGCGTCACGAATCGATCGACGAGATGAAGCACGCCGACACGCTGTCGGAGCGGATTCTGTTCCTCGATGGACTCCCCAACTTCCAGGCCTTGCACAAGCTCAAGGTGGGCGAGACGGTAGAGGAAATCCTCAAGGCCGATCTCGCGCTGGAATATGAGGCCGTCCCGCTGCTCAAAGACGCGATCGCTTACGCCGAAAGCGTGCGCGACTACGTCAGCCGCGAGATTTTCGAACGCATCCTCGAAAGCGAGGAAGAGCACATCGACTTCCTCGAAACCCAGTTCGACATGATCGAACGGATGGGGCTGCAGAACTACGTGCAGCTCAATTCAGAGGCGCCGGAAGCGGACTGAGGCCGCGACAGGAAACCTGTTGCCACAAGGGCACATTTGTCACCGTCATAGTCCTGCAATCGAACCGTCCGCAAAGCGTCACTAGCCGCCCCTAGAGGCCCCTTCGTCACATGGACGGAGGACAGTAATGAGACTTTGGGGGCACCTTTCGAATGGTGCAGCATTCACCGCGATCGCACTAGCGTTTACGCTGCCTGCACAGGCGCAAGTCGCTGATAGCGCTGACGAGGGCTCGAGCGAAGCCGCGCAGCCGCAAACCAGCAACCAGATCGTGGTCCAGGCCGACATCGGTTTCCGCAACCGTAGCGAGGGCGCCGAACCCGTTCTGGTCTATGACGAAGACTACTTCCAGCGCTTCGAGCCGCTGACTGCCGGCGACGCGCTCAAGCGCGTTCCTTCGGTCACGTTCCTCTCGGACGTCATCGAAAGCGATGGCCCGCGCCTGCGTGGCCTCGATCCGGGCTACACCCAGATCCTGATCAACGGCGAGCGAGTGCCGGGTCCCAACCCCGACCGCTCGTTCTTCCTCGACCGTATCCCTGCAGAGCTCATTGAGCAGGTCGAGATCGTTCGTTCCTCCTCGGCACGCCGCACGGGCGATGCGGTGGCTGGCACGATCAACATCAAGCTGCGCGACGCGCTCGCCCTCGACGGTGGATACATCAAGGGCGGTGGGATCCTGTTCGATGACGGCGAACTGAAGCCTACTCTCGGCCTCTATTACGGCGGGGCTCTCGGGCCGGGCCGGGTGCTTGTCGGCGCCAACCTGCAAGGCCGTTACAATCCGAAGGAGAAGCTGAGCCTCCGTTACAGCGACTCACCGGAGAACAATCCGAACTTCGCCACCGACGACTTCGAAAATCGCGAAGACCAGAGCGATATCCGCGACGGTACGGACTATGCGTTCAACGGTAGCTACATTCTCGAGTCCGACACGACCACGGTCGAGTTCAGCGGCAACTATGTCCGCACGGACCGCACCGAGACCGAGCGCAGCTTCGAATACAACGTCGTCTCGGGCACCCCTGGACCGGTCGAATTCGAAGATGACGACAATCTGGGCCTCCTGACCGACGCGCACCAGCTTGAAGATATCGACCAGGAAAATTGGACCTTCGGTGCCAAGCTCGCCCACGAATGGTCGTTCGGCAAGACCACGTTCAAGGCTAACCTCGCGCGCTTCAACGACAACGTCGATTCGACCGAGACCGAAGTCGCGTTCGATACCGACGAAGGCGACGATCCCGAGTGGGAAAGCAAGCTCACGGCTCAGCACAACGATGACCAGGAGCTGTCATTCGCTCTCGATCACCAAGTCCCGGTGTCGATGGACATCAACTTCGTGGTGGGCGGCTTCCTGCAGGACAAGGATCGCGACACAAACATCGGCGAGGCCGAGCAGGACGGCGGACTCGACGACCGCAACTGGGATCAGTTCACGAACTCTCCCGCCGATCTGATCGGTGCGTTCGACGATCCGGAAGCCGTGGACCTCAGCACCATCAGTGAAAGGCGCCGCGACCTCTATGCGTTGTTCGAAGGCGATCATGGCGTGGTTAGCTGGGAAGCCGGCGTCCGCTGGGAGAGCACCCGGACCCGCATCACCGACCTGATCGAGGAAGTAGCGGTCGACAACGACTATAACTATTTCCTGCCGTCCGCGTCGCTCAAGTACGACATCGGCATGGGTCGGTTCACGCTTTCGGGTGCGCGCACTGTGCGTAGGCCGCAGTTCGACTATCTGACGCCGGCAACGCTGGAAGAAGAGATCGGCGACAACGACTTCCAGGGCAATCCGCTGCTGATGCCGGAGAAGGCCTGGGGCGCCGATTTCGGCTACGAGCATCACCTTGGCCGTACCGGCGTGATCGGGGTCAACGTGTTCTATCGCAAGATCGACGATCTGGTTGAGCTGGCGACGGTGTTCGATGATAACGGCGATCCCATTCCCAGCGACAACGGCGACGGCATCGTCCTTCAGCCGCAGAACGTTGGCGACGGCGAGGTCTATGGTGTCGAATTCGACCTTTCGGCTGACCTGGGCTTCATCGGCCTCCCCAACACCGGTGTGTTCGGCAACCTTTCGGTGCTCGACAGCTCGGTCGAGGATGCGTTCGGGGAACGTCGCTTCAACGATCAGTCGGACCTGGTGTACAACTTCGGCGTGATCCAGAACCTGCCGAAATACGGCGTTGCGTTGGGCGCCACCTACCGCAAGCAGGGCTCGGCGTTCGGTCGCGTCCTCACTGAGGAAGTGACCACCACTTACGGCGCGGATCTCGAGATCTTCATCGAGAAGCGTGTCGGTGACAGCTTCACCATCCGTGCGGTCGGTTCGAACTTGCTCGACGGCAAGAAGAAGGAAGCGTTCAACAAGTTCGACTCGATCGAGGATCAGGTGGATCGCGACTTCGACGAATATGAACTCGAGAGCGAACGGGCTGGACCGGTGTTCCAACTGGTCGGACGGTACGCCTTCTGATGCGCACTCTGGCAATAACCCTGGCGACGGCGAGCTTTGCGCTCGCCGGATGCGCCTCCAACCCCGTGGGCCTGCCGGCCGTCGAGGTCACTGCGGTGGCCGAGACGGACCCGGTCGGCACCGCGAACGAGGATGCCGCCGACGACCCGGCGATCTGGCGCAACGCTGCTGACCCGGCCGCGAGCCTGATCGTCGCGACCGACAAGAAGTCTGGCCTGCTGGTCTACGACTTGTCGGGCAAGACGCGGTTCACCGACAACTCGGGCCTGCTCAACAACGTCGACCTGGCGACAATGCCCGACGGACGCGTGATCGTGGTGGCGAGCGACCGCAACGATCCGGCCAATGCCAAGCTGCGCCTGTGGCGGCTCGACACCGCCAAGGCTCGCCTCGAACCGCTCGGCGCGGTCTCGGGCGGGACGGGCGAGGCTTACGGCGTTTGCCTTTGGCGCAACGGCGACAGCCTGATCGCCTATTCAGTGCTCAAGGAAGGGGTGACCCACGAAGTGCGGATCAAACTCAACGGAACGCCCACGGGCGAGCCGTTGCGCACGATGAAGCTCTCCACCCAGACCGAAGGGTGCGTGGTCGATCCGTCTGACGGGACGCTCTATGTCGGCGAAGAAGACGTCGGCATCTGGAAGTTTGCTCCGGGCGCGACCGAGGGCAAGCTGGTGGCGCCGGTTGATAACCAGCACCTCGTAGCTGACGTCGAAGGCCTGGCGTTGTTGCGCACTGGTGACCGGGCGGTGCTCGTCGCCTCCAGCCAGGGCGACAACGCCTATGCCGTGTTCGCCTTGCCGGACATGACTCCGCTCGGCCGCTTCAGGATCGTGGCTGGCAAGTTTGGCTCGACTGAGGAAACCGACGGCATAGAGCTCGCCGGCGGCAGCTTCGGCGCTGACTACCCGGACGGGCTGTTCATCGCGCAGGACGGCCATAACCAGCCTGCGGCGCAGAACTTCAAGCTGGTGTCCTGGGCCGCGGTAAAGGCGGCGTTGGGGCTGAATTGAGAAAAGCCCTCTCCCCGTGGGAGAGGGAGGAGCGCCTTAAGGCGCGGAGGGTGAGGGTCATGGAACAGATTATGCCTACTCTCACCCAACCCTCTCTCAAGAGGAGAGGGATACATGATCGAGAATGGGGGGACGGGGGCAGCTTCCACAGCTGCCCCCGACTTTTTGCCCAGCCGCTCCCGTTGCCTCGCCCGCACATCCGCATCCTCGTCGGCAAGGCGGGCTAACCCCCACGCCCACTGGAGCCGCCGCCAATCCGTGCTAGTCTCGCCCCAAACATATCGGGAGGGACGGGATGATAGCGAAGCGCATGGCCGCAAGGGCGGCCGTGGGAGTGGCCTTGGCGTCATTGGCATTCGCCCAAGCCGTCGGTCAGTCCGGGGCTTCGTTCGAGCCGGTCACCGACGCCATGATCCAACAGCCCGACCCCAAGGACTGGCTGAGCTGGCGGCGCACACTCGATTCCTGGGGCTACAGCCCGTTGGCCGAGATCGACCGTGCAAACGTCAACCAGCTCCGCCTCGTTTGGGCACGCCCGCTCAACGCCGGATCGCAAGAGGGCACCCCACTGGTCCACAACGGCGTGCTCTACTTCCCCGAACCGGGTGACGTGATCGCCGCGATCGACGCCAAGTCAGGTGACGTGCTGTGGG
Above is a genomic segment from Altererythrobacter sp. Root672 containing:
- a CDS encoding phytase; translated protein: MRTLAITLATASFALAGCASNPVGLPAVEVTAVAETDPVGTANEDAADDPAIWRNAADPAASLIVATDKKSGLLVYDLSGKTRFTDNSGLLNNVDLATMPDGRVIVVASDRNDPANAKLRLWRLDTAKARLEPLGAVSGGTGEAYGVCLWRNGDSLIAYSVLKEGVTHEVRIKLNGTPTGEPLRTMKLSTQTEGCVVDPSDGTLYVGEEDVGIWKFAPGATEGKLVAPVDNQHLVADVEGLALLRTGDRAVLVASSQGDNAYAVFALPDMTPLGRFRIVAGKFGSTEETDGIELAGGSFGADYPDGLFIAQDGHNQPAAQNFKLVSWAAVKAALGLN